TGatgacaaaaaacaaacaaaccggCGGGTGTGTCATGGGCCATGGATCCCAAGGCCACGGGGAAAAAGAGAAAGATAGCTGAGGAGAATAGAGGATTTAACAGTTCTTGGACCGAATCATTTGCTTTCATTGCCAATGCGGAAGGATTGCCTGCATGTTTGCTTTGTAATGAGAAGTTGTCAAATAACAAAAAGAGTAATGTGGAAAGACATTTCCAGGGAAAGCATGCTACATTTGCAGCCAAGTACCCAGTTGGGAGTGAGAGAAAAAGTGCGATTGCCTTACTTCTGGGGAAATTAGAGGAAAGCAAAGATAGATTTAAGAAGTGGATTGCCTCTCCAAATTCCACTACTGCTGCTAGTTTTGTTGCAACCCGGGAGATAATAAAGCGTGGAAAACCGTTCACAGATGGTGACTACATGAAGGATTCGttcattaaaatatcagagCACCTATTTTCAGACTTCAAAAACAAAACCGAGATAATACAGAAAATTAAAGATATGCCTCTCTCCGCAAAGACAGTGAAGGAAAGGGCCATTAAAATGGCAGGCAACATCACCAATCAACAAATCAAGGACATTAATTCAGCTCCAGCATACTCAATTGCCTGTGATGAGTCGTGTGATGTGATCGATATTGAACAGGTAGCGCTGTTATGCAGGTATGTTAACTCTGATGGGCCACAAGAAGAAATTATCAAATTAATACCACTGAAAGGCCAAACTTGCGGGGAGGACATATGTCAGGCTGTGCTGAAGTGTTTAAATGACAATGGAATAAACACCAACCACCTGATTTCAGTGGCTACAGATGGGGCACCCAGTATGAGGGGATCACAAAAGGGGTTTGTGACTTTATTACAGAAAGCGTTGGATCGAAATCTGCTTGCATTTCACTGCATCTTGCACCAAGAAGCACTGTGTGCACAAACATTCCCACCGGAGTGTATGGAGGTGATGAACCTTGTCATCGAGATGGTGAACAAGATAATTGCAAAAGCATTAAACCACCGTCAGTTCCGTGCATTTCTAGATGAAGTTGACAGCGAATATTCCGATCTCCTGCTACACAACAAAGTCCGATGGCTGTCCAGAGGTGAGGTTTTTCGTCGCTTTGTTGCTTGTTTagaacatgtaaaaacattccTGAAAAGCAAAAACCTGAACTACCCGCAACTGGAAGATACCGAGTGGCTGGAAAAACTGCACTTTATGGTGGATATGACAAGTCACTTAAACATGCTGAATAAAAGTCTTCAGGGGCGGGGAAACACTGCACTGCAAATGCTGGAAGCTGTTTTATCATTCGAGCGCAAGCTGACTGTATTCGCCAGAGATGTACAGCGAGGCACGCTCTCTCACTTCCCCTCCCTGAGAGAGTTCAAAGAAGCCTATCCCGATCACACACTCAACGGTGATTATTTGCAAGGTGCGATCGTAGATATGCAAACTGCATTTGGTAGCAGATTCAGCGAGTTCCGAAAGGAAAAAATGACACTATCTTTCCCTGTCACTCCCCTGGAGATTGACCCGTCCTTGTTGAACACATTCCCAGGAGTAATTCAAGCTGACCTTGAAATGGAAATGGCCGATATAGCTGACAAAGAGTTGTGGGTGTCCAAGTTCAAAAGTCTGGCAGCCGAGCTTGAAGACGTCACTCGCCAGAAAGCCCAGCTTGCCCAAAGTCACAAATGGAGCGAAATTGAAAGCCTCCCAACTATCGAGAAACTTGTGTTTGAAACATGGAATGCTCTTCCTGACAGTTATATGAACATGAAGAAATATGCATTTGGAGTATTATCCATCTTTGGATCAACATACCTGTGCGAGCAGATTTTCTCAAACATGAATTACGTCAAATCTAAATACCGCACCCGCCTTACAGATGTGAGCTTGCAGTCCTGCGTTAAGATTAAAGTTACATCTTACATGCCCGATGTTGAGAAGCTGTCCAGTGATGTCCGAAAACAGAAGTCACATTAAACGGGTAATAACACAATCCTGTCATAGGCACATATTTAGGAACAAAGTGGCTGTTTTTATAAAGTGATTTCTGATTTTTGTCAGTGAATGACACATAGGGATATTATTGTGTTTTGTTGCTCAGGTCCGAAGATGACTGCATTGTATTGTGCGTGTTAACAGAGAAGAGGATGATATGCTTCATTTTCCCCTTGTATGACTTGCTTGATAGAAAACTATGGACAGTGCACAGAAATCCAACTTAAACTGTATTATTTTTGTCACGGGCATGACTGGGCTgcttttatgtttttgtgttttatcgTCGCTTGCTTTTATACGGTTTTAATGCatgttttatgcatgtttaaaaGACTTTTCCAGCTCGTTTCAAAAGGCTGCTGTTTTATTGCACTCTGTCTGTTGCCCAGATAAGGGGAAAGAGAAGAGGATTGTAGTGTATTATTTTGAATTGAAGAGGACTGCATTTTCTTTCCATGGGGAGGTCCGAAATTACAGTGCACGTTGCACATTGTGTAGTTTTTTCAAatcctaaaataaaaatgacgtaaaaaaaaatctgatttctttattgtatttctgtaATTTCATAAATTCAACGAAACataatacattaaaattataatGGAAGTTAAACTTAAAGCATCATCGTACAGCCGAGTAGTCACGTGTGTGCGTCATTCTCTTCAGGATGCGCTGAaggaaaaataaacatttaatcatAAATGCTCATTATGTATATGTAGCCTACTTATCATTTTGATACTAGGCTAATAATGCTAATATAGACACTTACAGCATGTGTTGCCTTCATTATAAGGCCTTTAATTTTTTGCGGCTCCAGAcagatttgttttttgtttttttggtcCAATATGGCTCTTTCGACATTTTGGGTTGCCGACCCCTGGCTTAAGATCAAAGACACAAACCAAAAGCGAAGCTTGATAGTGCTGGTTTGTTTCTTGTTTATATAAGATTGTGTTGAAACGGACAGCAGTTTTCCTAAGTTTAGAATAAAACAAATGACATCACTTTATCTAAGAAAGTACCAAAAATCtggttaaaaatacaaaacaaaagatTAGTAGAATGATGGGATATAATATCATCGGGAAAGTAATGAATAGCTTTGCACAAGGTGTATAATGCAAAATCTGCTTTCAATTATAGCAATattcaaaaactcatgaaataaCCTACAACTGCTACAGATAAGGATAAAGAAGAATTCATCTTTCATATACCATTATTTACAGCAGGGCTGCAGGTGTATTCACTGATGCATTCAAAGGATTGAAACTTTGAAAAATATTTCCCATGGGAGAAATGCAGGTTCATTCCAGCAGCTTTCTCTGCAATACTTTAAGTGAGAAATTCTGTGTAGTTTGTACCTTTTCGACTGTTAACCCCTTTGCTGTGCcatacagaaaaaaaaacattacacaaaTTATAACACATATTCTTTATTGAAAATATCCAAAGCTGCATTACCGTAATCTGAGACCAAACGGTCTTTTAAAAGACTGTATACGCATTAAATTACCAAACAGGTTTTGCTCTAAAGAGCTAAAGAGTTTTGTTCTGAAACTTAACTTGATATTGTGGAGTGTCATTTTgagaagtttattttaaattatccTCGGGATATATATGTTCTGGTTCTTGGGGCGTGTCCCTGTCTATTAATATTCATTTCAACATCATTTCAACGTCATAATGACCCTCTCTCCCTTCATTGAGACACATCA
This is a stretch of genomic DNA from Misgurnus anguillicaudatus chromosome 7, ASM2758022v2, whole genome shotgun sequence. It encodes these proteins:
- the LOC141365425 gene encoding general transcription factor II-I repeat domain-containing protein 2-like, whose product is MDPKATGKKRKIAEENRGFNSSWTESFAFIANAEGLPACLLCNEKLSNNKKSNVERHFQGKHATFAAKYPVGSERKSAIALLLGKLEESKDRFKKWIASPNSTTAASFVATREIIKRGKPFTDGDYMKDSFIKISEHLFSDFKNKTEIIQKIKDMPLSAKTVKERAIKMAGNITNQQIKDINSAPAYSIACDESCDVIDIEQVALLCRYVNSDGPQEEIIKLIPLKGQTCGEDICQAVLKCLNDNGINTNHLISVATDGAPSMRGSQKGFVTLLQKALDRNLLAFHCILHQEALCAQTFPPECMEVMNLVIEMVNKIIAKALNHRQFRAFLDEVDSEYSDLLLHNKVRWLSRGEVFRRFVACLEHVKTFLKSKNLNYPQLEDTEWLEKLHFMVDMTSHLNMLNKSLQGRGNTALQMLEAVLSFERKLTVFARDVQRGTLSHFPSLREFKEAYPDHTLNGDYLQGAIVDMQTAFGSRFSEFRKEKMTLSFPVTPLEIDPSLLNTFPGVIQADLEMEMADIADKELWVSKFKSLAAELEDVTRQKAQLAQSHKWSEIESLPTIEKLVFETWNALPDSYMNMKKYAFGVLSIFGSTYLCEQIFSNMNYVKSKYRTRLTDVSLQSCVKIKVTSYMPDVEKLSSDVRKQKSH